Below is a window of Proteobacteria bacterium CG1_02_64_396 DNA.
CATCGAGACAATCCCCACCAAATCGCCCCCCTCCAAAACCAACAGCCGCTTGACGTTGAAATTGGCCATCAATTGGGCGGCGTGGCGGATGTCGAGACCGGGGTGGACGCTCAGGGCCGGTTTGGCGCAGATGTCGTAGACATGCAGCAGGTCGATGTCCCCCTCCTGGGCGACGATCGCCTTGAGCAGGCTGGTGTAGGTGACGATGCCGTAGGCACCGGCGGGGCTCCCCTTGTCGACCACCAGGGAATTCACCCCGTGCCGACGCATGGTGGTCAGCGCCTCACGGGCAGGGGCCAGGGGGGCGATGGTGGCGACGTCGCGGCTCATGATGTCGGCGACCAATTTCATACTCAGATCTCCTCTTTAACCTGATCGACGAAGCGGTCGACTTGGTTCAAATCGATGCCGGTCAGATGTTCGATGGGGATGATGAAGGCGATGGTGTGGTCCTGATGCCCCTTCTTGATCGCCTTCAAAACATGGGTGGCCAGGGAGCGCTCCAGAACGAAGACCAGGAACGACTCCATCGCCTCGAAGGTGAGGCCGAGGAAGGTCTTTTTTTCCTGCAAACCCATCCCCTTGCCCTCAAGAATGGTGACCCCTCCGGCCCCCGCCTGGCGGCAGGTTTCGATCACCGCAGTTTCACGCTCCTGCGGGGCGATGCAGATCAGCACAGAGAATCTCATGATTTTTGACTCCTTGATTCGGGCTTAACGGTCCGCTCCGACAGAATGCCGTAGGCCATCACGGTGAGCATGGGGAAGAGCGAGGCAAAGGCGATCAAACCGAAACCGTCGACCAGGGGGCTGCGCCCCTCGATGTTGGTGGCAAGGCCGATCCCCAGGGCGGCCACCAAAGGGACGGTGACCGTCGAGGTGGTCACCCCTCCCGAATCGTAGGCAATGGGGACGATGTACCGGGGCGCCAGCCAGGTCAGGAGGATCACCCCCAGGTAGCCGACGATGAGGTAGTGGTGGATCGAGTCGCCCTGGACGATGCGGTAGCACCCCAGGGCGATCCCCACAGCCACTCCGAAGGCGACAAACACCCGCAAAACCAAGGGATGGATCCGCCCCTTGCTGACCTCGGAGGCCTTCAGGGCGATGGCGATCAAGGCGGGTTCGGCCATGGTGGTGGCAAAGCCGACCAGGAAGCCGAAGAGGTAGATCACCCACGGCTTCCCCCCCGCGGTGAGCTGGATCGCCATGGTCTCGCCGATGGGGAACAGCCCCATCTCAAGCCCAACGATGAAGGCGTAAAGCCCCAAAATCACCAGCCCAAAGCCGATGGCGACCTGTTTCAGACGAGGAATCGCCTTGCGCAAAATGCCGTATTGAAAAAAGGCGATGACCAACACGATGGGCAATATGTCTTTGACCACCCCGAGCAAATCCATGAGCAAGGTCAGCGGTGTCGCCGAGGATGCATCCTCGGTTTGCGGCCCATCGGGGGATGGGGACTGGATGGTGGCGGCGGCGGCGGCGGTCGTCCCGCCGTCCCCCGCATAAACAGCAATGCCGTAGAGCTGCACGAAGATCATCGGGGTGAGCGAGGCGAAGGCGATCAGGCCGAAGCCGTCGATCACCGGATTGCGCCCCTTAATCATGGTCGCCAGTCCGATCCCCAGTGCCGCCACCAGCGGCACCGTCACCGTCGAGGTGGTCACCCCCCCCGAATCGTAGGCAAGCCCCACAATCTGCGGTGGGGTCCAGAAGGTCACCAGCACCACCAGGATGTATCCGCCGATGATGTACCAGTGGATCGGGTGGCCGAGCAGGATGCGCAGCACCCCAAGCACGATGGCGCACCCCACCGAAACCGCCACCGTGACGCGCAGCCCCAGGGCGTCGATGCGCCCGGCGCTGATCGCCTGCGCCTTTTCGGCAATGGCGAGCAGGGCCGGTTCGGCGATGGTGGTGGCAAAGCCGATGAGGAAGGCAAAGAGCAACAGCCAACCCAGGGAACCCTTGCGGATGAAGTCGTAGGCGAGGTTCTCTCCGACCGGAAAAACCCCGAGCTCCAACCCCTGAATAAAGAGCGCCAGCCCCACCGCAACGATGAGCAGACCGCTGGCGATCGAGGTTAAGTTGGGGGGGAGTTGGCCGATGGCGAAGGCTTGAAACAGGGCGATCACCACCACGATGGGCAGCAGATCGCGCAGGGCGTCGCGCAGCCGGGTGAGGAAGTCTTTGAGGCCCTCCAAGTTATTCGGCCACGAGCCATTCGAGGCGAAATCCAGCCCCCTCGCCCTGGGTCAGGGTGCGGGTCAACTGGGGCAACACCGCTTTTAAAGCGGCGTCGGTTTGGAAGGGGGGACGGACCAAAGCCAGGCCACTGCCGACCAGCATGGCGGGGGTTTTGGGATCGCGCACCCAGAGCTCGCACAGCAGGATCTCTTTGATGCCTGTCCCCTTCAGGCCGCGATGAAAACGGGCGACCGCCTGGGCATCTTTCAGGGGGTACCACAAAGCGACGGTGGCGGTGGCCGCCTTACGCTGGATGGCTTGCAGCCCCGCCTGCATCGCCTCGAATTCTTTTTCTTGCTCGAAGGGGGGGTCGATCAGGATGAGGGTGCGCTTTTCGGACAGCGGCAGTAGTGCGCCGAGCGCCTCGAAACCGTCGCGCTGGTGGATGGCGACGCGGGAATCGCGCCCCATCGTCTGACGCAGCAGCGCCGCCTCTTCCGGGTGTTTTTCGATCAACAGCAGCCGGTCTTGAGGGCGCAGCAGATGGGCTGCCAGCCAGGGGGAGCCGGGGTAGAGGGTCGGCCCGCTCCCTGGTTCGGGTTGGGCCGCTTTCACCGCCCCGAGGTATTCGGCCAGCGCCCCCTGGGGGGAGCGTTCGCGCCACAAGCGGTCGATCCCGCTGCGCCACTCCCCGGTTTTGCCCGCCTGCTCGCTGCGCAGGTCGTACATCCCCGACCCGGCATGGGTGTCGAGGTAGGCAAAGGGTTTGTCTTTGCGCTTGAACCCTTGGATGAGCTGGGTCAGCACCAGATGTTTGAGCACATCGGCGAAGTTTCCGGCGTGGTAGGCGTGGCGGTAATTCATGAACGACTCGGGC
It encodes the following:
- a CDS encoding histidine kinase, with the translated sequence MKLVADIMSRDVATIAPLAPAREALTTMRRHGVNSLVVDKGSPAGAYGIVTYTSLLKAIVAQEGDIDLLHVYDICAKPALSVHPGLDIRHAAQLMANFNVKRLLVLEGGDLVGIVSMSDIIEALVEELEE
- a CDS encoding transcriptional regulator encodes the protein MRFSVLICIAPQERETAVIETCRQAGAGGVTILEGKGMGLQEKKTFLGLTFEAMESFLVFVLERSLATHVLKAIKKGHQDHTIAFIIPIEHLTGIDLNQVDRFVDQVKEEI